One Halobacterium zhouii genomic region harbors:
- a CDS encoding DUF655 domain-containing protein, whose translation MSDTSSTDEEFAVVLDFLAHGNSGGRFGGSPVAYAASIDDFTLYELELEADADISILDHVRIRPDFEAGIARGHVVDYEDLSDGARSELDYVVEDIVDEDEQRFVDFYNDAQPISLRLHQLNLLPGIGDKLRDNILDERKRHGPFESFDDLEDRVSGLHNPREVIIDRILEEIQEDDLKYQNFVGS comes from the coding sequence ATGAGTGACACGTCTTCGACGGACGAGGAGTTCGCCGTCGTGCTCGACTTCCTCGCGCACGGCAACTCCGGCGGTCGGTTCGGTGGTTCTCCGGTTGCGTACGCCGCGTCGATCGACGACTTCACGCTCTACGAACTCGAACTCGAGGCCGACGCCGACATCTCGATCCTCGACCACGTGCGCATCCGCCCGGACTTCGAGGCCGGCATCGCGCGCGGCCACGTCGTCGACTACGAGGACCTCTCGGACGGCGCGCGCTCCGAACTCGACTACGTCGTCGAGGACATCGTCGACGAGGACGAACAGCGGTTCGTGGACTTCTACAACGACGCCCAACCCATCTCGCTCCGCCTCCACCAGCTCAACCTCCTCCCGGGAATCGGGGACAAACTCCGGGACAACATCCTCGACGAACGCAAACGCCACGGCCCGTTCGAGAGCTTCGACGACCTCGAGGACCGCGTCTCCGGCCTCCACAACCCCCGCGAGGTCATCATCGACCGCATCCTCGAGGAGATACAGGAGGACGACCTGAAGTACCAGAACTTCGTCGGCTCCTAG
- a CDS encoding 16S ribosomal RNA methyltransferase A has translation MTEPRDPDALIRRAGRPNPEFDQHFLVDDRVLDRIPSYAEAFDRSHVLEVGAGTGALTDRLLDVADHVTTVERDPDFAAFVREEFAAEVEAGRLDVLEGDALEVDLPEYTCSISNLPYGVSSEVTFRLLPLGKPAVSMYQREFAERMAAEAGTSEYGRLSVTTQHYANVEVVETVPREAFDPQPRVESAVVRLTPREPEYDVGTETGDSEAVGEQFFLGFVKALFTQRRKNVRNAIRNTAHISGLDDPDAVVAAIDEDVLRKRPGDLDPATFAELATVAADVERETGSEKGGSE, from the coding sequence ATGACCGAGCCGAGGGACCCGGACGCGTTGATCCGCCGAGCGGGGCGTCCGAACCCCGAGTTCGACCAGCACTTCCTCGTGGACGACCGCGTCCTCGACCGGATTCCGTCGTACGCAGAGGCGTTCGACCGGTCCCACGTTCTGGAGGTCGGTGCTGGGACGGGCGCGCTAACGGACCGACTGCTCGACGTCGCAGACCACGTGACGACGGTCGAGCGCGACCCCGACTTCGCGGCGTTCGTGCGCGAGGAGTTCGCGGCGGAGGTCGAGGCGGGGCGACTCGACGTACTCGAAGGGGACGCACTCGAGGTCGACCTCCCGGAGTACACGTGCTCTATCTCGAATCTGCCGTACGGCGTATCGAGTGAGGTAACGTTCCGCCTGCTCCCGCTGGGGAAGCCGGCGGTGTCGATGTACCAGCGGGAGTTCGCCGAGCGCATGGCCGCGGAGGCGGGAACGAGCGAGTACGGGCGGCTCTCCGTGACCACGCAGCACTACGCGAACGTCGAAGTGGTCGAGACCGTTCCCCGGGAGGCGTTCGACCCACAGCCACGGGTCGAGAGCGCGGTCGTGCGGTTGACGCCGCGGGAACCGGAGTACGACGTCGGAACCGAGACCGGTGACAGCGAGGCCGTCGGCGAGCAGTTCTTCCTCGGCTTCGTGAAGGCGCTGTTCACCCAGCGCCGGAAGAACGTGCGCAACGCCATCCGGAACACGGCCCACATCTCTGGACTGGACGACCCGGACGCCGTCGTGGCTGCCATCGACGAGGACGTGCTCCGGAAGCGGCCCGGCGACCTCGACCCGGCGACGTTCGCGGAACTCGCCACGGTCGCCGCAGACGTAGAGCGCGAAACTGGCAGCGAGAAGGGTGGGTCGGAGTGA
- a CDS encoding mechanosensitive ion channel family protein — translation MSWFAAFEVAFGHLGTAERVAVSIGTFLLLGAVFFVARRESARRDSRLWRVLAGFASITALVAASGALAVVWNVETSAWAAVTSLRVQVELLVRVFMTMTFLVVVYVATGVVHRMVGRFMKQHNGITDHQAEVTYRIVQICVYVLALLAVLGFWSVDLSGLLIGAGFAGIVVGMAARQTIGAVIAGFVLMFSRPFEIGDWVKVGDKDGIVTDITIVNTRLQTFDGEYVMLPNDYVGSNEIVNRSRKGRLRIHVEVGVDYGTDVDRARKVAKEAMSDVEDILTVPRPQVVFQEFGDSSVVLDLRFWIDKPSARRMWRAQTAVISAVKSAFDEAGITIPFPQRSLSARDAGGGFQVQQSPATAAPGGQAQGTGPMDDPGRDANRGRADSTTDESRVAHVDHDPPAERNDLESAVEPAGDGNDAARTGGEEGNGDANESTDAADGDSPESAVERVEQKDD, via the coding sequence GTGAGCTGGTTCGCGGCGTTCGAGGTGGCCTTCGGGCACCTGGGTACGGCCGAGCGGGTGGCGGTGTCCATCGGGACTTTCCTGTTGCTCGGGGCGGTGTTCTTCGTCGCGCGACGGGAGAGTGCGCGGCGGGATTCCCGCCTGTGGCGCGTGCTCGCAGGCTTCGCTTCGATAACCGCACTCGTCGCTGCGAGCGGCGCGCTCGCGGTCGTCTGGAACGTCGAGACGAGCGCGTGGGCGGCGGTCACCAGCCTGAGGGTGCAAGTGGAGTTGCTGGTTCGGGTGTTCATGACGATGACGTTCCTGGTGGTCGTCTACGTCGCGACGGGCGTCGTTCACCGGATGGTCGGGCGGTTCATGAAACAGCACAACGGCATCACCGACCACCAGGCAGAGGTCACGTACCGCATCGTCCAGATCTGCGTGTACGTGCTCGCGCTCCTCGCGGTGCTCGGGTTCTGGTCCGTGGATCTCTCCGGACTGCTCATCGGTGCTGGGTTCGCGGGCATCGTCGTCGGAATGGCAGCGAGACAGACCATCGGCGCGGTCATCGCGGGATTCGTGTTGATGTTCTCCCGCCCCTTCGAGATCGGGGACTGGGTGAAGGTTGGGGACAAGGACGGCATCGTGACCGACATCACCATCGTGAACACGCGCCTGCAGACGTTCGACGGCGAGTACGTGATGTTGCCGAACGACTACGTCGGGTCGAACGAGATCGTGAACCGCTCGCGGAAGGGACGACTCCGCATCCACGTCGAGGTGGGCGTGGATTACGGGACCGACGTGGACCGCGCGCGGAAGGTCGCCAAGGAGGCGATGTCCGACGTCGAGGACATCCTGACGGTGCCACGCCCGCAGGTGGTGTTCCAGGAGTTCGGGGATTCCTCGGTGGTGCTAGATCTGCGGTTCTGGATCGACAAGCCGAGCGCGCGCCGGATGTGGCGGGCCCAGACGGCGGTCATCAGCGCGGTGAAGTCGGCGTTCGACGAGGCGGGCATCACCATCCCGTTCCCGCAGCGGTCGCTGTCGGCGCGCGACGCGGGCGGCGGGTTCCAGGTGCAGCAATCGCCGGCCACTGCCGCTCCGGGCGGCCAGGCACAGGGTACTGGGCCGATGGACGACCCGGGTCGTGACGCGAACAGAGGACGAGCAGACAGCACGACCGACGAGAGCCGAGTCGCTCACGTCGACCACGACCCGCCGGCCGAGCGGAACGACCTCGAATCCGCAGTCGAACCAGCGGGGGACGGGAACGACGCAGCGAGAACAGGCGGCGAGGAGGGGAACGGGGACGCGAACGAGAGCACGGACGCTGCCGACGGCGACAGCCCTGAGTCGGCCGTCGAGCGCGTCGAGCAGAAGGATGACTGA
- a CDS encoding HemK2/MTQ2 family protein methyltransferase, with amino-acid sequence MTDLADRRGTETSVYQPAEDSHLLASAAVEEIAPRSRVLEVGTGSGWVAATVADETGATVVGSDLNPFACAEARDRGVPVVRTDLVSGFRDGAFDAVLFNPPYLPRDEDADRDDWMEVALSGGETGRAVVEPFLEAVGRVLAPGGFALVLVSTLTGVEEVVEYADDYGFSAVAVREESFPFETLTVLKLMR; translated from the coding sequence ATGACTGACCTCGCGGACCGCCGTGGGACCGAGACGTCGGTCTACCAGCCGGCCGAGGACTCACACCTGCTGGCGTCGGCGGCGGTCGAAGAGATCGCCCCGCGCAGTCGCGTGCTGGAGGTCGGCACCGGTTCAGGATGGGTCGCGGCGACGGTGGCCGACGAGACGGGCGCGACGGTCGTAGGATCGGACCTGAACCCGTTCGCGTGCGCTGAGGCGCGGGACCGCGGCGTACCCGTGGTTCGCACGGACCTCGTCTCGGGGTTCCGGGACGGCGCCTTCGACGCGGTGCTGTTCAACCCGCCGTACCTGCCGCGGGACGAGGACGCCGACCGCGACGACTGGATGGAGGTGGCGCTCTCCGGCGGCGAGACCGGCCGCGCGGTCGTCGAGCCGTTCCTCGAGGCGGTGGGGCGCGTGCTCGCGCCCGGCGGATTCGCGCTGGTGCTCGTGAGCACGCTCACGGGCGTCGAGGAGGTCGTCGAGTACGCCGACGACTACGGCTTCTCTGCGGTCGCCGTGCGCGAGGAGTCGTTTCCGTTCGAGACGCTCACCGTGCTCAAACTGATGCGATAA
- a CDS encoding 5-methyltetrahydropteroyltriglutamate--homocysteine methyltransferase, with protein sequence MDRIATTAGLYPLPDDARSRLSDLKGHQKHDLVTGDEPAEVEAAYEDVREEYVTLQTEAGLDRVVEGQARWDDMLAHPLTVHDNVETGGIVRYYDNNNFYRDPIVEGELTFSGDLAADLDAASDLTDGLQAVVPGPYTLSELATDEHYGNDSDFQAAVAEFLAGEVEAFPDAVETVFVLEPSLVTDPPDDGADERASDAIDEVASATDADVVAHTYWGALDEKVHAHLLDADVDAVGYDLVSNHDDNAYNVAEYGTKDDVALGVVDGQNTLVESPDTIRERVEWFDDRVPGGFDAAYLTPNTGLFYLPVNRFEEKLAALGAATEEVPA encoded by the coding sequence ATGGACCGAATCGCCACGACGGCGGGCCTCTACCCGCTCCCCGACGACGCCAGATCCCGGCTGTCGGACCTGAAGGGACACCAGAAACACGACCTCGTCACCGGCGACGAGCCCGCCGAGGTCGAAGCGGCGTACGAGGACGTCCGCGAGGAGTACGTCACGCTCCAGACCGAGGCCGGCCTGGACCGCGTCGTCGAGGGGCAGGCGCGCTGGGACGACATGCTCGCCCACCCGCTGACCGTCCACGACAACGTCGAGACGGGCGGCATCGTGCGCTACTACGACAACAACAACTTCTACCGCGACCCAATCGTCGAGGGCGAACTGACGTTCTCCGGCGACCTTGCGGCCGACCTCGACGCCGCGAGCGATCTTACCGACGGCCTGCAGGCGGTCGTCCCCGGCCCGTACACGCTGTCGGAGCTCGCGACCGACGAACACTACGGGAACGACTCGGACTTTCAGGCCGCCGTCGCGGAGTTCCTCGCTGGAGAGGTCGAGGCGTTCCCGGACGCCGTGGAGACGGTGTTCGTCCTCGAACCGTCGCTGGTCACGGACCCGCCGGACGACGGCGCGGACGAACGCGCGAGTGACGCCATCGACGAGGTGGCGTCGGCCACTGACGCGGACGTGGTCGCCCACACCTACTGGGGCGCGCTCGACGAGAAAGTCCACGCCCACCTGCTCGACGCCGACGTCGACGCCGTGGGCTACGACCTGGTGTCGAACCACGACGACAACGCGTACAACGTCGCGGAGTACGGCACGAAGGACGACGTCGCGCTCGGCGTCGTAGATGGCCAGAACACGCTCGTCGAATCGCCCGACACCATCCGAGAGCGCGTCGAGTGGTTCGACGACCGGGTGCCGGGCGGCTTCGACGCCGCGTACCTCACCCCGAACACGGGGCTGTTCTACCTTCCGGTGAACCGCTTCGAGGAGAAACTCGCCGCGCTCGGCGCGGCCACCGAGGAGGTGCCCGCATGA
- a CDS encoding methionine synthase, whose amino-acid sequence MSDTRDQFRPDDHPNDHFLLTTVVGSYPKPKWVDRCRELLETDDADFGDDEWQEAADDACRLITNEHERAGLDAVVDGEMRRNEMVEFFADRIEGYEFNGPVKVWGHNYFDKPSVVGDVAYDETWLVDEYEFTASVADHPVKVPITGPYTLANWSFNEAYEDDEALAYDLADLVNEEIEKLVDAGARYVQIDEPALATTPDDHAIVGECLERIASGIPDDVRIGLHVCYGDYSRIYPEILEYPVDEFDLELANGDYDQLDVFTEHEFTKDLALGVVDAHVAEVESVEQIKQNIQKGLEVVPPERLTVSPDCGLKLLPREVAYEKMANLVEAAREVEAELDAGEIQVDPAPASADD is encoded by the coding sequence ATGAGCGACACCCGCGACCAGTTCCGACCCGACGACCACCCGAACGACCACTTCCTGTTGACCACCGTCGTCGGCTCCTACCCCAAGCCGAAGTGGGTAGACCGCTGCCGGGAGTTGCTCGAAACCGACGACGCGGATTTCGGCGACGACGAGTGGCAGGAGGCCGCGGACGACGCCTGCCGACTCATCACGAACGAGCACGAGCGCGCCGGCCTCGACGCAGTCGTGGACGGCGAGATGCGGCGCAACGAGATGGTGGAGTTCTTCGCCGACCGCATCGAGGGCTACGAGTTCAACGGCCCGGTGAAGGTGTGGGGGCACAACTACTTCGACAAGCCGAGTGTCGTCGGCGACGTGGCCTACGACGAGACGTGGCTCGTCGACGAGTACGAGTTCACCGCGAGCGTCGCGGACCACCCGGTGAAGGTGCCCATCACTGGCCCGTACACGCTCGCGAACTGGAGTTTCAACGAGGCCTACGAGGACGACGAAGCGCTCGCCTACGACCTCGCGGACCTCGTGAACGAGGAGATCGAGAAACTCGTGGACGCGGGCGCGCGCTACGTCCAGATCGACGAACCCGCACTCGCCACCACGCCCGACGACCACGCCATCGTCGGCGAATGCCTCGAACGCATCGCGTCCGGAATCCCCGACGACGTGCGTATCGGCCTACACGTCTGCTACGGCGACTACTCTCGCATCTACCCGGAGATCCTGGAGTACCCCGTCGACGAGTTCGACCTCGAACTGGCGAACGGCGACTACGACCAACTCGACGTGTTCACCGAACACGAGTTCACGAAGGACCTCGCGCTCGGCGTCGTCGACGCGCACGTCGCGGAGGTCGAGTCCGTCGAGCAGATCAAGCAGAACATCCAGAAGGGACTGGAGGTCGTGCCGCCCGAGCGACTCACCGTCAGCCCCGACTGCGGCCTGAAACTCCTCCCGCGTGAAGTCGCCTACGAGAAGATGGCGAACCTCGTGGAGGCCGCACGCGAAGTCGAGGCGGAACTCGACGCGGGCGAGATTCAGGTCGACCCCGCACCCGCCAGCGCGGACGACTGA
- a CDS encoding TOBE domain-containing protein — protein sequence MALSARTRLTGEVASIEREELVAEVVVDLPRGGKVTSIVTMSSVKRLGLTVGEPVDVVVKATDVMIDSEATDETVAEEGTEDMGETDRSSGSDESGTETTEHESERISGTDASAGPDVGEPGKGPDVGVNDPEEGRNREN from the coding sequence ATGGCGCTGTCAGCGCGCACTCGACTCACCGGCGAGGTAGCGAGCATCGAACGCGAGGAACTGGTTGCGGAGGTGGTCGTGGACCTCCCGAGGGGCGGGAAGGTGACGTCGATAGTCACGATGTCGTCCGTGAAGCGACTCGGCCTGACAGTGGGCGAACCGGTCGACGTCGTGGTGAAGGCGACTGACGTGATGATCGACTCCGAGGCGACCGACGAGACGGTCGCCGAGGAGGGGACCGAGGACATGGGCGAGACCGACCGGTCGTCGGGGTCGGACGAATCGGGGACGGAGACGACAGAGCACGAGTCAGAACGCATATCGGGCACGGACGCGAGCGCGGGTCCGGACGTCGGCGAGCCCGGGAAAGGACCCGACGTGGGCGTCAACGACCCGGAGGAAGGGAGAAATAGGGAGAACTGA
- the ndk gene encoding nucleoside-diphosphate kinase — protein MSHHDERTFVMVKPDGVQRGLIGDVVSRLEGKGLKMVGGKFMQIDEDLAHEHYAEHEDKPFFDGLVEFITSGPVFAMVWEGADATRQVRQMMGATDAQEAAPGTIRGDYGNDLGHNLIHGSDHEDEGANEREIALFFDDEELVDWDLGTSQWVYEDADDH, from the coding sequence GTGAGCCACCACGACGAGCGCACGTTCGTGATGGTCAAGCCCGACGGCGTCCAGCGCGGCCTCATCGGCGACGTCGTCTCCCGACTCGAGGGCAAGGGCCTGAAGATGGTCGGCGGGAAGTTCATGCAGATCGACGAGGACCTCGCGCACGAGCACTACGCCGAGCACGAGGACAAGCCGTTCTTCGACGGTCTCGTCGAGTTCATCACCTCGGGCCCCGTGTTCGCGATGGTCTGGGAGGGCGCCGACGCCACTCGTCAGGTCCGCCAGATGATGGGCGCGACGGACGCCCAGGAGGCCGCTCCCGGCACCATCCGCGGTGACTACGGGAACGACCTCGGGCACAACCTCATCCACGGCAGCGACCACGAGGACGAGGGCGCAAACGAGCGCGAGATCGCGCTGTTCTTCGACGACGAGGAACTGGTCGACTGGGACCTCGGCACCTCGCAGTGGGTGTACGAGGACGCTGACGACCACTAG
- a CDS encoding 50S ribosomal protein L24e produces the protein MPQTRTCDYCGDDIEPGTGTMFVYNDGSTVHFCSSKCEKNADLGREPRDVEWTEAGNVDGEVEE, from the coding sequence ATGCCACAGACTCGAACCTGCGACTACTGCGGCGACGACATCGAGCCCGGGACGGGCACGATGTTCGTCTACAACGACGGTAGCACAGTGCACTTCTGCTCCTCGAAGTGCGAGAAGAACGCCGACCTCGGTCGCGAACCCCGCGACGTCGAGTGGACCGAGGCCGGCAACGTCGACGGCGAGGTCGAGGAGTAA
- a CDS encoding 30S ribosomal protein S28e, which translates to MSAEEPEEDSTSAEVIEVVGKTGMHGEAMQVKCRIQEGSNQGRIITRNCLGPVRVGDVVQLRETAREADSIGGQ; encoded by the coding sequence ATGAGTGCAGAGGAACCTGAAGAGGACTCCACGTCCGCCGAAGTCATCGAGGTCGTCGGCAAGACCGGGATGCACGGCGAGGCGATGCAGGTGAAGTGCCGCATCCAGGAGGGGTCGAATCAGGGCCGCATCATCACGCGGAACTGCCTCGGTCCCGTTCGCGTGGGTGACGTCGTGCAGCTACGCGAGACCGCACGCGAAGCAGATTCCATCGGAGGCCAGTAA
- the rpl7ae gene encoding 50S ribosomal protein L7Ae produces MPVYVDYDVPADLQERALEALEVARDTGTVKKGTNETTKAVERGNASVVYVAEDVSPEEIVMHLPELAAEKGISVVFVETQDDLGNAAGLEVGSAAAAVVDAGDAEDDVEDITTKIEDLQ; encoded by the coding sequence ATGCCAGTGTACGTTGACTACGACGTTCCAGCCGACCTCCAGGAGCGAGCCCTCGAAGCGCTCGAAGTGGCTCGTGACACAGGAACAGTAAAGAAGGGAACCAACGAGACGACGAAAGCGGTCGAGCGCGGCAACGCGTCGGTCGTCTACGTCGCCGAGGACGTTTCCCCAGAAGAGATCGTGATGCATCTGCCCGAACTCGCAGCAGAGAAGGGCATCTCCGTCGTCTTCGTCGAGACGCAGGACGACCTCGGTAACGCCGCCGGCCTCGAGGTCGGCAGCGCTGCCGCGGCGGTCGTCGACGCCGGCGACGCCGAGGACGACGTCGAGGACATCACGACGAAGATCGAGGACCTCCAGTAA
- the tmcA gene encoding tRNA(Met) cytidine acetyltransferase TmcA, with amino-acid sequence MDVDVAAGLLEEARSVNERRILVLAGSQDAGLDAADALLDALPIPLSGTTLLSTRDALACEQVSPRRADQLLGTTRDCVVYDAHEDCRPNALGRISGAVDGGGLLVLLAPPLDEWPARRDAFDEGLAVPPFGVDDVAGNFRTRLVETLRAHTGIAIYDLTRGELKQSGLTDPAPRIRTPLPNPPDDATFPREAYEACLTADQMSALASFEELRDPPAAVVADADRGRGKSSVAGLAAACLAREGLDVLVTAPARRSAEELFARARELLADLDAVAADGRDTVAADERDAVVADSGGRIRFAKPPDAADLPGNPDAVFADEAAAIPVRLLESLLDCERLAFTTTVHGYEGAGRGFDVRFRDRLGDADHAVNEISLADPIRYAAGDPVEAWAFRALLLDARPAVDPLVEDTTREDATYETLDVRKTTPSSSAAHQNAERSEDAADLLADEHLLREVFGLLVYAHYRTEPNDLARLLDAPNLAVRALTADGHVVSVALLAREGGLDADLRREMYEGERVKGNMIPDVLTSQLRDEPGAVPVGWRVMRIATHHAVRARGLGSRLLAEIRAEFAREGGGGSAEGSDGGADWLGVGYGATPELLSFWSANGYSTVHLSTTRNDSSGEYSAVMLDPLTPAGEDLHDRHADWFARRIGGVLGDPLRDLDVDVARAALRACDADPGLDLTADEWRVVASAARGPGMYSVDPGPFRRLAGHHLVAGDDGLLDAREERLLVAKLLQARPWSDVAADFDFHSTGQAMRALGDAFRPLVCAYGDDAARAELARFTDDN; translated from the coding sequence ATGGACGTGGACGTCGCGGCGGGGCTACTCGAGGAAGCCCGGTCGGTGAACGAGCGCCGCATACTCGTGCTCGCGGGCAGCCAGGACGCCGGACTGGACGCCGCAGACGCTCTCCTGGACGCGCTCCCCATCCCTCTCTCCGGAACCACGCTACTCTCGACGCGGGACGCGCTGGCCTGCGAGCAGGTGTCGCCGCGGCGCGCAGACCAGCTACTCGGCACGACCCGGGACTGCGTCGTCTACGACGCACACGAGGACTGCCGGCCGAACGCGCTCGGACGGATCTCGGGCGCGGTGGACGGCGGCGGCCTACTGGTGTTGCTGGCGCCGCCGCTCGACGAGTGGCCGGCGCGGCGCGACGCGTTCGACGAGGGACTGGCGGTGCCGCCGTTCGGCGTCGACGACGTGGCGGGGAACTTCCGGACGCGGCTCGTGGAGACGCTGCGTGCCCACACGGGAATCGCAATCTACGACCTGACGCGCGGCGAACTGAAGCAGTCGGGTCTCACCGACCCCGCCCCTCGAATCCGAACCCCACTTCCGAACCCTCCAGACGACGCGACGTTCCCCAGGGAGGCCTACGAGGCGTGCCTGACCGCCGACCAGATGAGCGCGCTCGCGTCTTTCGAGGAACTGCGTGACCCGCCCGCGGCGGTCGTCGCGGACGCCGACCGCGGGCGCGGGAAGTCCAGCGTCGCCGGGCTCGCCGCCGCGTGTCTCGCACGCGAGGGTCTGGACGTGCTGGTGACCGCGCCCGCTCGGCGGAGCGCCGAGGAACTGTTCGCTCGCGCACGGGAGTTGCTCGCGGACCTCGACGCGGTCGCGGCGGATGGACGGGACACGGTCGCGGCAGACGAACGAGACGCGGTCGTCGCCGACTCGGGCGGCCGGATCCGGTTCGCGAAGCCCCCGGACGCCGCCGACCTCCCGGGGAACCCCGACGCCGTGTTCGCGGACGAGGCCGCGGCGATCCCCGTCCGACTGCTCGAGTCGCTGCTCGACTGCGAGCGCCTCGCGTTCACGACGACGGTCCACGGCTACGAGGGCGCGGGCCGCGGGTTCGACGTGCGCTTTCGCGACCGACTCGGGGACGCCGACCACGCGGTGAACGAGATATCGCTCGCGGACCCCATTCGGTACGCGGCCGGCGACCCGGTGGAGGCGTGGGCGTTCCGCGCGCTCTTGCTGGATGCTCGACCGGCGGTCGACCCACTCGTCGAGGACACAACACGCGAGGACGCCACGTACGAGACCCTCGACGTTCGGAAGACGACTCCGTCGTCTTCCGCAGCCCATCAGAACGCGGAGCGTTCTGAGGACGCCGCCGACCTGCTCGCAGACGAGCACCTGCTCCGGGAGGTGTTCGGCCTGCTCGTGTACGCACACTACCGGACGGAGCCGAACGACCTCGCGCGCCTGCTGGACGCGCCGAACCTCGCAGTGCGCGCGCTCACCGCCGACGGCCACGTCGTCAGCGTCGCGTTGCTCGCTCGCGAGGGCGGCCTCGACGCCGACCTCCGGCGGGAAATGTACGAGGGCGAGCGCGTGAAGGGGAACATGATTCCGGACGTGCTCACGAGCCAGTTGCGAGACGAACCGGGCGCCGTCCCCGTGGGCTGGCGCGTGATGCGCATCGCCACCCACCACGCCGTTCGCGCTCGCGGCCTCGGCTCCCGGTTACTCGCCGAGATCCGCGCGGAGTTCGCGCGCGAGGGCGGCGGGGGCTCCGCGGAGGGCAGCGACGGCGGCGCCGACTGGCTCGGCGTTGGCTACGGCGCGACCCCGGAACTGCTCTCGTTCTGGTCGGCGAACGGCTACTCGACGGTCCACCTCTCTACCACGCGGAACGATTCGAGCGGCGAGTACTCCGCCGTCATGCTCGACCCCCTCACGCCCGCGGGCGAGGACCTGCACGACCGCCACGCCGACTGGTTCGCACGGCGCATCGGGGGCGTGCTCGGCGACCCGCTTCGAGACCTCGACGTCGACGTTGCGCGCGCGGCGCTCCGGGCCTGCGACGCCGACCCGGGCCTCGACCTGACAGCTGACGAGTGGCGCGTCGTCGCCAGCGCGGCCCGCGGCCCCGGGATGTACAGCGTCGACCCCGGCCCGTTCCGCCGACTCGCGGGCCACCATCTCGTCGCCGGGGACGACGGCCTGCTCGACGCACGCGAGGAGCGCCTGCTCGTCGCGAAACTCCTGCAGGCGCGCCCGTGGAGCGACGTCGCCGCCGACTTCGACTTTCACTCGACCGGGCAGGCGATGCGGGCGCTCGGTGACGCGTTCCGGCCGCTCGTCTGCGCGTACGGCGACGACGCGGCCAGAGCGGAGTTGGCTCGCTTCACCGACGATAACTAA
- a CDS encoding DUF456 domain-containing protein: MDTLVLVAFALLVLGVVGAVLPLLPSGLFSLAGVAVYWWHTGDPGTLLFALLVGLSLVAVAVDWLAGFVGAKAGGVDTKVAVVAGAVGFLLMLLTGPVGLLAGVAGTVFAFEFRESGDAEASARHAAYATVGVVASAAMQVLLTAVVLAAMLWVQFG; this comes from the coding sequence ATGGATACGCTCGTGCTGGTCGCGTTCGCGCTGCTCGTACTCGGCGTGGTCGGCGCCGTGCTGCCGCTGCTTCCGAGCGGACTGTTCTCGCTGGCCGGCGTCGCCGTCTACTGGTGGCACACCGGCGACCCCGGGACGCTGCTGTTCGCCCTCCTCGTTGGACTCTCGCTGGTCGCCGTGGCGGTCGACTGGCTCGCGGGGTTCGTCGGCGCGAAGGCCGGCGGCGTGGACACCAAAGTCGCCGTGGTCGCGGGCGCCGTCGGCTTCCTGTTGATGCTCCTGACGGGTCCTGTCGGCCTGCTCGCGGGCGTCGCCGGCACCGTCTTCGCGTTCGAATTCCGGGAGAGTGGGGACGCGGAGGCGAGCGCTCGACACGCCGCGTACGCCACGGTCGGCGTCGTCGCGTCCGCGGCGATGCAGGTGCTACTCACGGCGGTTGTGCTGGCCGCGATGCTGTGGGTGCAGTTCGGCTGA